CTACGCTCTAAAATCTTATCACTCATAACCACCTCTTCAAACTCTTCATCACTATTATTAGCTCCACCGCCCAAAGAGGCATTTATATCAAACATTCTTAGAGTTTTAAAACTCTGATTATCTCCAGCCTCCACGCCATAAAAGAATAAATTAATAGAAATGTCCTCTTTTGCTAAAAAGTCCATTATATCTTTATATGGTGGTGAATTTCTAAATTTAAGCTGTGCGTAGTTGTTTGGATCAAGCCCTAAAGTAGTTGCCACATCTTTATCTTTTACGATTTTGCCCCTAAATTTGGGCTTATTTGAGATTATATCTTTAAGCCTTTCATTTATTTCATCCATTGTCATATTCTAATCCTTTATAAAATGTAATGTAAAATTTACCATATTTAAATAAAAAAAGTATAAATAGTATTTTTTATAATAAAAATAGCCTACACACAGCCAAAGCAGAGCTTCGTAGAGTTATAATGATCTTATATTAAAAAGGAGAAAAGATGATATATATAAGTTTAAAAAAAAATGTATTGAAACTATAAAAAGGCTTTTTATAGCAGAAGAGGTTTATGATGATACAGCCGTCATAATAGGGGATAAAATAGGCTATATAAGAAATTCAAGCAGTGGTACTCAGGTTTTTTATTACGTGATTGGAACTTTAAAAGATAAAACCATATATCTAAAACATGGTAAAATAAACCTTGATTATTAAAGGGTGATTAATCACCCTTTAAATTCTTTTTAAAAATTCATTATTAAAAGCTCACTTGTAGTTCTATTTTTAGAGTTTGCGTTTAGACTGTAAGTTGTTTTTAACTCCTTGATATTAAAGTTCTTGTATAGATCTCTAACTACTTCACAATCATTATAGCTTAGCATAAATTTACCACTAATTTTTTTTAAAATATCAGCTAAATTTTTATGGTTATTTATATTAAAGCCTGTTTTATAATAGCTTTCTGTTCCTGCATATGGTGGGTCTAAATAAAATAAGGCATCTTTGTAATCATGCTCTTTTATGAGTTTTTCATAGCTTAAATTCTCAATTACTGCATGTTTTAATCGTTTTGAGTAGGCATTAAAATCTCTATAAATATTTTTAGCGCTTCTATTTTTCTTGCACATTGCAAAGTGCTCTTTTTTAGAACCAAAGCTTAGGCTTATTAGATAAAAATAAAACGCTGCTTTTTGTATATTATTTTTAGGTTTAACTCTTTTAAATTTAATATCTTCAAAAATCTCTCTGCTTTTTAGCATAGAGTTAAGCTCGATGGCTAAACTTTGTGGATTAGATTTTATAACCCTATGCAAATTTATAAGCTCACTATTGATATCGTTTATAATTTCAATTTTGCTTTTTTCTTTTGCATAAAATACAGATAACGCACCACCAAATACCTCTATATAGCTAGTATGATTTGGCATCAAAGTTACAATATCCCTAGCTAAACGACTCTTGCCACCTATCCAGCCAAATGGGGCTTTTAGAGTAGTTTTACTCGCCTTGTTTATGCATGAAGAAGAAGTAATACTATAATTACTCATAGAAAACTCCTTATTAAAAATAATTTTTTAAGAAAACTATAAAATACGAGTTATAATTTTCTTGCATGATGAAGAAGTGGGGGTCTTGCCCCCTTAAGTTTTAATATATCTTACGCCGTTATTTGCTCGCAATCGCTTAAAAAGCCACCTTTATACGCCATTTGCCATAGATAAAATGTAGTTCTAAGTGGCACCTCTGCTTCAAATCTTTCACCTTTTGTCTCAAAAACAAACTCTTTTTCATTAACAAACCATTTAATTATCACCCTGTTTTCATTTAAACCCTCATCAACTCCTGCTATGATATTATCAGCATTTCTGTAGTTTGCACCATGTAATCTAACACGGTTTTTCCACTCTAAAACTACTTTTTTGCCGTCTCTAAGGGCTTTTAAATTTGATATAGGATAAGGTTTTTTTGCGTTTTGAGAATGGCTAAACTCAAGCTTTTTAATTTCACTTTTAACAGCAAAGTTTGAAGCCTCAAAAAATAGCGTTGTATTTGGAGCAACTAGCGGTAAGGTTATAAGATCATTTGCATCAACTGGAGCAAACCAAACTAAAGCCCCTTTTAAATGCCTTGATATCTTTGTTCCACTAAGCCCACGCATTAAGGTCTTAACACGCCATTTTCCATCACCTAAATCCTCTCTATGCTGGAAATTTATAAACTCATTATCTATTAAGCAAGTAAATTTTATCCTTTGCCACCCAGCCCTAGTAGCTGATACTTTCCATAAAGGCGTGATCTCATCTACTAAAAAGCTAATCTCATCACCCATTTCAGGAGATATCTCGAAGTTCTGGCTAAGCCTTGCAACACTAAAAGGCTTTACATCAACGCTTTTTCCACTTAAGCCATCTCTTACTCTTATTTTTTGCACAAACCCACCTGGCTTTGCCACAACTGGTAAAACTCCCATTTCATCACCCATTTCTACGGTGCTTTCAACCGCACTAAAATATTCTAGCTCATCAATTCTTAAATCAATTGGCTTATATAGGTCTTCTTGAACGCTTGTAATTGTGATATTTTTTAAGGCAAATACATCCTCACACGCCTCAACACTGATACTTCCTTCTTTATCACTTCCTAAATTTAGTATTCTAATTGGCATATCAATTACGCCTAAAGCACTATTAGAAAAAAGTAGCACATCCCCAACCATAAGGTTTTTAAACTCATAAGAGCTTAAATCAAATCTTAAATTTGCCAAAGGATAGCTTAGCTTTCTCATAAGTCTAGTTAAGACTTTATTTGCATTTGCTGCACTGCTTATGCTCATATATTCAACACTATAAGCTCTTTCAAATCCTAGAGTTTGCCTTGTAGCTGAGTTTATGGCACTCACACTAGCGGCTGAAAAACTACCCCTGCTGGTATATTTAACAGTTACTCTTGAGTATGTCTCATCCCAAGCCTTTCTTTTAAATTTTAGATTATTCATATTGCTTTCATTGATGAGCTTTAAGTTTTTTTGATCATAATCATCCCTTAAAAGTCTAAGAGTTAATCTTCCTGTTGCTGGATTTATACATAAAGCCCCGTCAATTGTTCTTAATATTTCTTGCACCCACTCTTTTGCCTCTTGTGGCTTACTCATAATAAAGCTTATCCCAAGACCCTCATTTAAAAGTGTTTTATTTGCCTCTAAAAATGAGTCTTTATCAAGCACTTTTTCATCAAGACCGATAAGTTTTGTAAGCATATACCATAAAACAGATGCTGGATTAGCATCACCATTTATCTCATCACTTACACCTACATAGTTCCAACCAGTAAGATTTGTTCTTTTAACTACAGCTGAGTAGTTTGGAGCACTTCTAACATTATCCCCAATAAAGCCATTTATTACAAAGTAAGCGGTATTTTTATATGCGATGTTTTCTCCTGTTTGCTTTGTTAAATAGCTATCAGAAGTGTTTTGAGTTCCATCATAAAAATAA
The sequence above is a segment of the Campylobacter corcagiensis genome. Coding sequences within it:
- a CDS encoding DNA adenine methylase; its protein translation is MSNYSITSSSCINKASKTTLKAPFGWIGGKSRLARDIVTLMPNHTSYIEVFGGALSVFYAKEKSKIEIINDINSELINLHRVIKSNPQSLAIELNSMLKSREIFEDIKFKRVKPKNNIQKAAFYFYLISLSFGSKKEHFAMCKKNRSAKNIYRDFNAYSKRLKHAVIENLSYEKLIKEHDYKDALFYLDPPYAGTESYYKTGFNINNHKNLADILKKISGKFMLSYNDCEVVRDLYKNFNIKELKTTYSLNANSKNRTTSELLIMNF
- a CDS encoding phage tail protein; translation: MGKGGGGGSQVIGYAYFLGLAYALCSKVDELLEFRLNGDTAAKPNLKGCGSFEAITGKEQPTHGSGNSKSRVYFYDGTQNTSDSYLTKQTGENIAYKNTAYFVINGFIGDNVRSAPNYSAVVKRTNLTGWNYVGVSDEINGDANPASVLWYMLTKLIGLDEKVLDKDSFLEANKTLLNEGLGISFIMSKPQEAKEWVQEILRTIDGALCINPATGRLTLRLLRDDYDQKNLKLINESNMNNLKFKRKAWDETYSRVTVKYTSRGSFSAASVSAINSATRQTLGFERAYSVEYMSISSAANANKVLTRLMRKLSYPLANLRFDLSSYEFKNLMVGDVLLFSNSALGVIDMPIRILNLGSDKEGSISVEACEDVFALKNITITSVQEDLYKPIDLRIDELEYFSAVESTVEMGDEMGVLPVVAKPGGFVQKIRVRDGLSGKSVDVKPFSVARLSQNFEISPEMGDEISFLVDEITPLWKVSATRAGWQRIKFTCLIDNEFINFQHREDLGDGKWRVKTLMRGLSGTKISRHLKGALVWFAPVDANDLITLPLVAPNTTLFFEASNFAVKSEIKKLEFSHSQNAKKPYPISNLKALRDGKKVVLEWKNRVRLHGANYRNADNIIAGVDEGLNENRVIIKWFVNEKEFVFETKGERFEAEVPLRTTFYLWQMAYKGGFLSDCEQITA